In one Lujinxingia sediminis genomic region, the following are encoded:
- the tsaD gene encoding tRNA (adenosine(37)-N6)-threonylcarbamoyltransferase complex transferase subunit TsaD has product MLVMTIESSCDETSVALIKDGRQILANAVASQIPIHRRYGGVVPELASRNHIRDIHQVLNEALEEANLTLDQVEGFGVTCGPGLVGSLLVGIETARALAFALDKPVVGLNHLEGHLTAVLLEGDQVANPTFPYLGLIVSGGHTDLYIVHGLGDYELLGRTRDDAAGEAFDKVARMLGQPYPGGVAIDRLAKDGCPDAIEFPRPMWTRKNFDFSFSGLKTAVAQHIDAHGIPEGQALNDLCASFQEAVVDVLLFKALNACETHTLKRLVLSGGVACNSRLRQRAAEACQARGLELFVAPPSLCTDNAAMLGPIAEHYLQLEGATHAIGHPIRAQSSMPLGHSERTPARTHR; this is encoded by the coding sequence ATGCTTGTCATGACCATCGAATCGAGCTGCGACGAAACCTCCGTCGCGCTCATTAAGGACGGCCGCCAGATCCTGGCCAACGCCGTCGCCAGCCAGATTCCCATCCACCGCCGCTACGGCGGGGTGGTCCCGGAGTTGGCCAGCCGCAACCACATCCGCGACATCCACCAGGTTCTCAACGAGGCGCTGGAAGAGGCCAACCTTACCCTCGATCAGGTTGAGGGGTTTGGCGTGACCTGCGGCCCCGGCCTTGTCGGAAGCCTGCTTGTGGGCATTGAGACCGCCCGCGCCCTGGCCTTCGCGCTCGACAAACCGGTGGTGGGACTCAACCACCTCGAAGGTCACCTCACCGCCGTGCTTCTCGAAGGCGACCAGGTCGCAAACCCCACCTTCCCCTACCTGGGACTGATCGTCAGCGGGGGGCACACCGACCTCTACATTGTGCACGGTCTGGGCGACTACGAGCTCTTAGGCCGCACCCGCGATGACGCGGCCGGCGAGGCCTTTGATAAGGTCGCGCGTATGCTCGGTCAGCCCTATCCGGGCGGCGTGGCCATCGACCGCCTTGCAAAAGACGGCTGCCCCGATGCCATCGAATTTCCGCGACCGATGTGGACGCGCAAAAACTTCGACTTCTCCTTCTCCGGCTTAAAGACCGCCGTTGCGCAGCATATCGACGCCCACGGCATTCCCGAAGGCCAGGCGCTCAACGACCTCTGCGCCTCCTTCCAGGAAGCTGTCGTCGACGTACTTCTCTTCAAGGCCCTCAACGCCTGTGAGACCCACACGCTTAAACGCCTGGTGCTCTCCGGCGGGGTGGCCTGCAATAGCAGACTTCGTCAGCGCGCCGCAGAAGCCTGTCAGGCCAGAGGCCTTGAGCTTTTTGTCGCGCCCCCCTCTCTGTGCACCGACAATGCGGCGATGCTCGGCCCCATCGCCGAGCACTACCTGCAGCTGGAGGGTGCGACCCATGCCATCGGCCACCCCATCCGCGCTCAGTCCAGCATGCCCCTTGGCCACTCCGAGCGTACCCCGGCCCGCACCCACCGCTAA